CTTGGACATGACTGCCAGCTAGAGTTACTTGCCTATTCCAAGGCAGTACTGAGGCTCAGCTCACAATCAGCTATTAATGGCACTCAGGAGAGATgatggttttttaaattaaattggtAATTACTGTTCAAAGATTATACTCAAGAAGTATTAGACAATACTTCTTCCACTTTGTGCAAACAAAACCTTTAAATAAATAGATCTTTTAAAACTTATTACAATGCTTCAATACATTTATTAAAGTCATTCCAACTTTTTATTATTACAGTATCTAAAAAGTTCTCCTTTACCAGCAAATGATGCCATGTTTGGCAAGAAAATGATATTGGTAATTCTTTAAACCAAAATATGCATATATgatttatccccatttttttagaaaaaatgcttctaagaaaaatattttactaagtCTATATTCTAAGATATCTGATAATACTTACACTATTACACTAAACAAACTGCCTTTTATGAACTATATACATTGATGAACACAATCTCAGATGCACTAACACTTTCCCAGAAGACAGAAAGCATTGCTGGAATCTATCCCATATTGTTGCAAGTAATCTTTGAGAAGTGAGAAAAAACTCCATTTTGGCATTGCTGCTTTTAGAGCATTTTCCAAGTACTTGTGTAACCATCATCAGCGATCCAGAAATCTGCAAAAGATGCTGATATATTGCATTCATGGTATCAAAAAATAGAAAGATTGAGCACTgaatttttccataaaatggAGCTTGAGGTATTTATACAATCCTTTATAATGGAGATTAAATATTACCCATTGCATGTTGTCTGCAACTATTCAGGACTTGTTACATGAAATACCATTCCTATGTTGTTATTTGGAAGACCTACTGTAGCACAAGGTGTAAATAAGTCAGTAGAACTTTCATTAGCTATAAAATGTGTGTATTAACAAAGTGCTATCCAAGTTCAGTGCTAAAGACTAAAGCAATTGGGCTGACCAAGGCTTAGAGAATGACCAAGCAGGTCCTGCAGAGAACCCACAGCCTCCCCCCTCTCTGAACAGAGGCTGCCAGAGTGAGTGCAGGACAACTACAcaagctgcagcacagacatcTTGAGTCAGATTCCTTCCCTCTGTTCTCCACAGTGACTCTTACAGCAGTGAACTCAAAAATGGGTTTAGTCGGGAGGAAGGGTCATTTCTGGCCATGTTGACAAAGTACATTTTAGTAAAAAATGTCTGAGATGGATTAAACCAACAAAACACTGGATGGATTCGCTCTGTTTCTTTAAATGGTCCTATTAAATCCTGTATACATCCTTTGGGGtaggaaaaccaaaccaaccttACAAGATCAATACAATCCAGGGTGGGCACAAATGGGCTGGATCACTGCTGTTATGGTTTGAAATTCAGCAAGGCCTCACTTTTAAGCACTCAGGCTTTTCACTTTCCTTTCGATATCTGAATGGGTACACAGCAATTTTCagtaactttttatttcttttgttcactccaaatcacttttttttcagaagtagAAGAGATTTTTGCTAATCTGACAATCATACGTTTTTGCATTCAGTAGTGGGGCAAGCTGGACAAAAATGACTATGATTCCTAATTAATGCACAATTAATTGGTGGTTAACTGGTTCGTTTTTTTGACTGGTGTGTCAGAGAAAGGAATCAAATTCACTGGGGAAGTATCAGCAACCCTCAACTAAACATAAAACATCTTAATTTCCTTTCAGGATAAAATGTGAAGTAGTCAACATGGCCTAAAAATCATGCACTATTTTACTTACCTATTTGTACTTTGACAAGATAAAGCATTTTCACATGGCCTTTGTAAAATGTCTTTCTAGTTTGTGTGAATATAACTTGTGTTGTATGATTAATTCCTTAGAAAACACATGCACTTGTGAAGGCTATGATAAACTGAACACATTTGCTACAGGGCATTTTTAAAACACTACTGCTTGCAAGACCATCAGTTTGACAGAGCCTGCTATAGAACAAAATAGGCCAAAACTAAAACTTGGCATGCCAGCACACTTTAATTCTGTATTTGTGAAATGACTTTTCAAACTTAGGAGCTCTTTTCACTACCTTTAAAGGAAAAcccacacatacacacaaaattCTAACAATTCTAACACCATATTTGTTCTTTACCAACTAGCATATACCTTGTTTTAATGgtttaaagcaattaaattcCTCAAGATTGTGCATATCCAGGCATTACTGAGGAAATAAAGACACTCATCACTATTCTTCTTAAATTTTATTccataataaaaaatagaagatGAAAGAAAGAGTGTTCAAGAATTAAAGCAATTATTGGTCAATGTAAGGAGCAGTAAACTAATTATCTAAATGATGACTAAGGACCTGATTCATCAAAAGTACTTCTGGGTCCTCCATGGCATAGCTCTAAGGCTTCTACAGCACAAAAATCCAGATCATCTTTTGCTGAAGCAGGTCCTTTATTATCTAGAGAACACTTGATTTCATATTCTATTTATCcttctctttttgttctttctccttcttttcacGTTCAGCttttgcttcctcctcctcatgtTGTTTTATCAATTGTTCCACCTCCTTTTGCTTCAGAACCCTTATTACTGTCTTTCCGTTCTCTCTTGTCAGTGTTGCAATTTCAACTGAAACACATGGAACAGACAGCAGCGTTTAGGCAGAGCAATCATCAGCAGGGCAAGGTTTGAGATCACAAGTGACAGTGAGGCAGAAGGCTCCAAAGCTCCGTGTGCcaggcagcctggctggaggcagccacgccagctccctgctgcagcacagcacagcacagcagcagggcagctcctctcagggctctgctcccagacacACAGGCATTCCAATCCCCaagctgcagcctcacctctgGAGCTGGCCAACAGGGCCCATCAGCCTGGACTAAGCTAGCTGAATGCCTCTTGGGCTAAGGCTGAGAACTGCTGCATCTTCTGAAAACCCTTTTTTGTGACAACTGACACTCCAGTGAGCCACATCTGGAATATGCGCACTCACCGCTCCCTTTGTTTAAGCAGAAGGTGCCGTCCCGTGTCGAGAACGCTCACCTTTCTCAGCAGAGAGCTTGCTGACATCCATGGTCTTGTTTAGAACCTTAATGGCCAATGCCAGGGCAGTCTTTAAGGTCATTTCCCCTTCTTTGTAGTCTTGCTTCAGCATTGACACGGCTGCCTgtaaatttcacagaaattaaaactttgGGCAATCAACCACACAGCCGGGGTGTGGGGTTTTGCCAGATAATACTAACACATGAGTTAGCAGCATTCCTACAATTACCTGTAAATCTCTCCTGCATTAATAATCAACAACTCAGCTTAATTAATACAGTACAATTTGCACTTTTTAACTTGTCTTTTTGAGAAGAAAGACCAGAACTTACAGCACTATTATTCCCAATGCATGTGGCTTTCCACCCTCCATAATTTCCACTAGGATCACTTTGGTACAGCTGAAATCCATAATGCTTATCCCAGCCAATATAGAGCAATGAAACACCAAAAGGACGTTTTCCTGTTGAAAAGAAGGCTATTAGCAACCTAAATTTAGTAACAAGATTGGTCAcgagttaaaattattttctttgatttcatttttcaatCTATTCCTGTGAACTCGGATTTAACACAGTTCTGCACTTCTGTTGCTTGAGATAAGCACGCCAGCATTTCCTTCTAAGTCATGGGGTGGAAGGCAGCAGAGGTTTATTCCATTTAGCCTTAAAAGCAGTTCATTTGTGTCTCCATGAAATTGTAATTTACTATCTCAGAACTTTAAATCAAAATGTAGTATTTCAAGTATGTAGCTTAGCTGTTAAAGCATTTAACTTAGCAATGTCAAAAGCCAGGTAGTTTAAAAGGTAATTCTCTCTCACTACATATatgtaaaacaataaaacaacaCAATCATCAGTTCACATACTAAGGAACGCTACTTACAATATCATTTTCAAACATGTTGCTTGAGCCACTGATACCCCTACATACAGCCTTGGTTTTGCTTCATTGTGCCATTATGCTGGATGGGCTCAAAATGTTGAAAGGTTGCCTAAACAATTCTTGGCTGGTCTTTTGAT
This sequence is a window from Camarhynchus parvulus chromosome 10, STF_HiC, whole genome shotgun sequence. Protein-coding genes within it:
- the PSMA4 gene encoding proteasome subunit alpha type-4, with translation MSRRYDSRTTIFSPEGRLYQVEYAMEAIGHAGTCLGILANDGVLLAAERRNIHKLLDEVFFSEKIYKLNEDMACSVAGITSDANVLTNELRLIAQRYLLQYQEPIPCEQLVTALCDIKQAYTQFGGKRPFGVSLLYIGWDKHYGFQLYQSDPSGNYGGWKATCIGNNSAAAVSMLKQDYKEGEMTLKTALALAIKVLNKTMDVSKLSAEKVEIATLTRENGKTVIRVLKQKEVEQLIKQHEEEEAKAEREKKEKEQKEKDK